A single Methanocaldococcus bathoardescens DNA region contains:
- a CDS encoding radical SAM protein, with product MAYLDLSQYRMITDVKNKDNTLILEINKIYEVEVEIPYEEVEIDGSIIKINAHPKRAENIKVGILNLISYSIANNLKSKITKRKTIYINEPIPLIGHTAFGLIERGRNIIQVRGHCGCNLNCIFCSVDEGEFSKTRKNDYYVDLEYLIENYKKIVDFKENKFLEAHLDGQGEPALYYPLVDLVQELAEINKKGKGIVSMQSNGTVLDYKLIDELEEAGLHRINLSINALDERMAKMLSGRRDYNIEKILDIAEYIKNSKIHLLIAPLLLPNINDEEFKKVIDYAIDLDLRVEQNIINPLTGKKDPILGCQLCRVYQLGRRSKKMKVWDFEKFYDLLRKYELEYKKKGIEVKLITSPKDFGTHKRKRLPYPFKVGEITKVKVVLDGRVKGEVLGVAKDRVIQIINCNNEQNLIGKTVKVRILRNKDNIMVAELV from the coding sequence ATGGCATATTTAGATTTATCACAATATAGGATGATAACAGATGTTAAAAACAAAGATAACACTTTAATCCTTGAAATAAATAAAATTTATGAAGTTGAAGTGGAAATTCCCTATGAAGAAGTTGAAATTGATGGTTCAATAATAAAAATTAATGCTCATCCAAAAAGGGCTGAAAATATAAAGGTTGGGATTTTAAACTTAATCTCTTACAGCATAGCCAACAATTTAAAGAGTAAAATAACAAAAAGGAAAACTATCTACATAAATGAGCCGATTCCTTTGATTGGGCATACTGCCTTTGGTTTAATTGAGAGAGGTAGAAACATTATACAAGTTAGAGGGCATTGTGGTTGTAATTTAAATTGTATTTTTTGCTCTGTAGATGAAGGAGAGTTTTCTAAAACAAGAAAAAATGATTACTATGTAGATTTGGAGTATTTAATTGAGAATTACAAGAAGATTGTTGATTTTAAAGAAAATAAATTCTTAGAGGCACATTTAGATGGACAGGGAGAGCCAGCTCTCTATTATCCATTAGTTGACTTGGTTCAAGAATTAGCTGAGATAAATAAAAAAGGTAAAGGCATTGTCTCTATGCAAAGTAATGGGACAGTTTTAGATTATAAACTAATAGATGAGTTGGAAGAGGCTGGATTACATAGAATAAACTTATCCATCAATGCCTTAGATGAAAGAATGGCTAAAATGCTCTCTGGAAGAAGAGATTACAACATTGAGAAGATTTTAGATATTGCTGAATATATAAAAAACTCTAAGATTCATCTGCTTATAGCTCCTCTTTTATTACCAAACATAAATGATGAGGAATTTAAGAAAGTTATTGATTATGCTATTGATTTAGATTTAAGGGTTGAGCAAAACATTATAAACCCTCTAACAGGAAAAAAAGACCCTATTTTAGGATGTCAATTATGTAGAGTTTATCAATTAGGTAGAAGATCTAAAAAAATGAAGGTTTGGGATTTTGAGAAGTTTTATGATTTGTTAAGGAAATATGAGTTGGAATATAAGAAGAAAGGTATAGAGGTTAAGCTCATAACTTCACCAAAGGATTTTGGAACGCATAAGAGGAAAAGATTACCTTATCCATTCAAAGTTGGAGAAATAACAAAAGTAAAAGTAGTTTTAGATGGTAGAGTTAAAGGAGAAGTTTTGGGAGTTGCTAAGGATAGGGTTATTCAGATAATCAACTGCAATAATGAACAAAATCTAATAGGGAAGACAGTTAAAGTGAGAATTTTAAGGAATAAAGACAATATAATGGTGGCAGAATTGGTTTAA